The following proteins are co-located in the Halictus rubicundus isolate RS-2024b chromosome 1, iyHalRubi1_principal, whole genome shotgun sequence genome:
- the Ipla2-via gene encoding calcium-independent phospholipase A2 VIA encodes MAWLGTIASNVFWNIMNQDVQPNLVQEVKSEQYSNRHILCREDAIMLYSAEGKNEKYDIVLHRPCTETLHQAYSLYRSENREEAEQHFIIYKDKVPVLAQICRELCTVSKIQKLCDTVAEHPTWTLAHLAAHFALYNAFSHAIVNSQLNSGDIETGQSPLQVAVQTNNLRTVQMLIEAKSSLEHLDHNANTVYHFAATSTKEIILALGGHLPSSLNARNSDGHTPMHVACLNNKPECVKALLLIGADVNIPASDGQPSRSGYVGDLLHSKPNVLHAEDMKFGGTPLHWSQSREVINALIETHCDIDALNFDGRTALHIMAKRKRLSCVVALLSHMASVNIADKDGNTPLHLAVSEGTQAIVQMLIGFGADIDARNWKSETPRHLVDVENNEGQRILYLLDAVGAKRCPPEMVNCSLGCKHNDNFNGLAPAQPPTAIPRTVLDQMLHINGMDKMSSKDNPRIEGGRLLCLDGGGIRGLILVQALLEIEAVLQKPIVKCFDWLAGTSTGGILALGLAIGKSLRECQALYFRIKEEAFVGSRPYNSEALEKVLKDCLGETTVMSDIKKPKVMITGVLAEKRPVELHLFRNYDSPSSLLNVQGSSTAITAKPPNEQLIWHAARATGAAPSYFREFCKFLDGGLIANNPTLDAITEINEYNLALRAMGREDIPLSLVVSLGTGLIPTSPLHGIDVFRPESLWGTAKFAMGISTLAELLVDQATASDGRVVDRARNWCSMIGVPYYRFNPQLSLDIAMDEKSDEILAGMIWIAKAFMHANRDQIQELAAVINRDC; translated from the exons ATGGCTTGGCTAGGAACCATCGCCAGCAATGTGTTCTGGAACATTATGAATCAGGACGTACAGCCGAATCTAGTGCAAGAAGTGAAATCAGAACAATACAGCAACCGTCATATTCTCTGTCGCGAGGATGCCATCATGCTTTACAGTGCAGAGGGCAAGAACGAAAAATACGATATCGTGCTTCACAGACCTTGCACAGAAACGTTACATCAAGCATACAG TCTGTATCGGTCAGAGAACAGAGAAGAAGCAGAGCAGCATTTTATTATATACAAAGATAAGGTTCCAGTGCTAGCCCAGATTTGCAGAGAG CTGTGTACCGTGAGCAAGATCCAAAAGCTATGCGACACCGTGGCGGAACATCCTACCTGGACCCTGGCGCATTTAGCAGCCCACTTTGCTCTCTACAACGCGTTCTCTCATGCTATAGTCAATAGCCAATTAAACAGCGGAGACATAGAAACTGGACAGTCTCCACTGCAGGTAGCAGTGCAGACCAACAATCTGCGTACAGTTCAGATGCTGATAGAAGCTAAGAGTTCTTTAGAGCACCTGGACCACAATGCCAACACCGTGTACCACTTTGCAGCCACCTCTACCAAAGAAATAATACTAGCCCTCGGTGGACATCTTCCTTCCAGTCTGAACGCTCGTAACAGCGATGGTCACACACCGATGCACGTCGCCTGTTTGAACAACAAGCCCGAATGCGTAAAAGCTTTGCTGCTGATCGGCGCGGACGTGAACATACCGGCGTCCGACGGTCAACCTTCCAGATCAGGATACGTGGGCGACCTGCTGCACAGCAAACCTAACGTTCTCCATGCCGAAGACATGAAGTTCGGCGGCACACCGCTGCACTGGTCCCAGAGCAGAGAGGTAATAAACGCCTTGATCGAGACTCACTGCGACATCGACGCTCTGAATTTCGACGGTAGGACCGCGCTGCATATAATGGCGAAGAGGAAGAGACTGTCTTGCGTGGTGGCCCTGCTGAGCCACATGGCGTCCGTGAACATTGCCGACAAGGATGGCAACACGCCGCTGCACCTTGCGGTCTCCGAGGGCACGCAGGCGATCGTTCAGATGTTAATCGGATTTGGAGCGGACATCGACGCCAGAAACTGGAAGTCGGAAACGCCTAGACACCTAGTCGACGTGGAGAACAACGAAGGTCAGAGGATTCTGTATCTCCTGGACGCGGTTGGAGCCAAGCGATGCCCGCCGGAAATGGTCAATTGCAGCCTGGGCTGCAAGCACAACGACAACTTCAACGGCCTGGCGCCGGCGCAGCCGCCCACGGCGATCCCGAGAACGGTCCTGGACCAGATGCTGCACATCAACGGCATGGACAAGATGTCCTCGAAGGACAACCCTCGTATCGAAGGCGGCCGACTGCTCTGTCTAGACGGCGGTGGGATCCGCGGACTGATCCTCGTGCAAGCCCTCCTGGAGATCGAGGCTGTCCTTCAGAAACCCATCGTAAAATGCTTCGACTGGCTCGCTGGCACCTCGACGGGAGGCATTTTGGCTCTAGGCTTGGCCATCGGCAAGTCCTTGCGCGAGTGCCAGGCTCTGTACTTCCGGATCAAGGAGGAAGCCTTCGTCGGCAGTCGACCCTATAACAGCGAGGCCCTAGAGAAGGTGTTGAAGGACTGTCTGGGAGAGACCACGGTCATGTCGGACATCAAGAAACCGAAGGTGATGATCACCGGGGTTCTAGCCGAGAAGAGACCCGTCGAGCTTCATCTATTCCGGAATTACGACTCGCCGAGCTCGCTTCTGAATGTTCAAGGGAGTTCCACGGCCATCACGGCCAAGCCACCGAACGAGCAGCTGATATGGCACGCGGCTAGAGCCACCGGCGCCGCGCCATCTTACTTCCGGGAGTTTTGCAAATTCCTGGATGGTGGTTTGATCGCGAATAATCCGACCTTGGACGCGATCACCGAGATCAACGAGTACAATCTTGCTCTGAGGGCGATGGGACGGGAAGATATTCCTCTATCGTTGGTCGTGTCCCTTGGAACAGGGCTGATTCCTACTAGTCCGCTACATGGGATCGATGTCTTTCGACCAGAGTCCTTATGGGGCACCGCGAAATTCGCCATGGGAATCTCAACCCTCGCCGAGCTGCTGGTTGACCAGGCAACGGCTAGCGACGGCAGGGTCGTCGATCGAGCCAGGAACTGGTGCTCCATGATCGGAGTACCATATTATAGATTCAACCCGCAACTCTCGCTGGACATCGCCATGGATGAGAAGAGCGACGAGATCCTTGCCGGGATGATCTGGATCGCGAAAGCCTTCATGCACGCGAACAGGGATCAAATCCAGGAGCTAGCCGCTGTGATAAACCGTGACTGTTAA